One Hydrogenimonas thermophila DNA window includes the following coding sequences:
- the pgsA gene encoding CDP-diacylglycerol--glycerol-3-phosphate 3-phosphatidyltransferase, with protein MIFNLPNILAFSRLLMAPLMLWLLAYRDASVLQGLHASWLDFFAALVFVLASVTDFFDGYIARKCNQITTLGKIIDPLADKMLTLAAFLGLVVLGRADVIAIFLILSREFFITGLRVMIVSEGKDVSASWMGKVKTVAQMFAIGFLTMDWPGGTLLLWIAVAITLYSGYEYIRDYIKGR; from the coding sequence ATGATCTTTAACCTGCCAAATATTCTTGCCTTTTCACGCCTTCTTATGGCTCCACTGATGCTTTGGCTTTTAGCCTATCGTGATGCATCAGTTTTACAAGGTTTGCATGCAAGTTGGCTTGACTTTTTTGCAGCACTTGTATTTGTCTTGGCAAGTGTTACAGACTTTTTTGACGGATACATAGCACGCAAATGCAACCAGATTACAACACTTGGAAAAATCATTGATCCTCTTGCTGATAAAATGCTAACACTAGCTGCATTCCTAGGTTTGGTAGTTTTAGGACGTGCAGATGTAATAGCAATATTTCTTATTTTAAGCAGGGAATTTTTCATTACAGGACTTCGTGTAATGATAGTAAGTGAAGGAAAAGATGTTTCAGCATCTTGGATGGGCAAGGTAAAAACAGTCGCACAAATGTTTGCGATAGGGTTTTTAACTATGGATTGGCCAGGTGGAACACTTCTTCTTTGGATTGCAGTAGCAATTACACTATACAGTGGATATGAATATATCCGAGACTATATTAAAGGACGTTAA
- the rseP gene encoding RIP metalloprotease RseP encodes MGLIVSILVLSFLIFFHELGHFLAARFFGVHVERFSIGFGKVIFSKVINGTEYAISTIPLGGYVKMKGQDDSDPTKVSLDSDSYNMKPPWQRIIILIGGPFFNFLLAFFLYYAIALIGANDYAPVIGAVQPDSPAQQHGLQKGDKIIEINNQPIQIWDDLSEAIGASNGSIEMLIDRNGTVLSVTVTPKVLEVKNIFGETVKRRMVGIGPSGEIVTRSYDPIEAISFAWNKTVEASKMIVLSVEKLIEGVIPAKEMGGVISIVQVTAEASQHGIVALFILTALISVNLGVLNLLPIPALDGGHIIFTLYEMIFRKPLNEEIIYRLTLGGWAILLTLMAFTIYNDIARITNG; translated from the coding sequence ATGGGTCTTATTGTATCTATTCTTGTCCTTTCGTTTTTGATCTTTTTTCATGAACTAGGACACTTTCTTGCAGCACGTTTTTTTGGTGTTCACGTAGAACGATTCTCTATAGGTTTTGGTAAAGTTATATTCTCAAAAGTAATAAATGGTACAGAGTATGCAATAAGTACCATACCTCTTGGCGGTTATGTAAAGATGAAAGGACAGGATGACTCTGATCCTACTAAAGTAAGTTTAGATTCAGACAGTTATAATATGAAACCGCCTTGGCAACGCATTATCATTCTTATAGGTGGACCATTTTTTAACTTTCTACTTGCTTTTTTTCTTTACTATGCCATTGCATTAATAGGAGCAAATGATTATGCACCTGTTATAGGAGCAGTTCAACCAGACTCACCTGCCCAACAACATGGCTTGCAAAAAGGTGATAAAATTATTGAGATAAATAATCAGCCTATACAAATATGGGATGATCTCAGTGAAGCCATAGGTGCTTCAAACGGTTCCATAGAGATGCTGATAGATCGTAATGGTACCGTTTTATCTGTAACAGTAACTCCAAAAGTTCTTGAAGTAAAAAACATTTTTGGTGAAACTGTTAAACGAAGAATGGTAGGTATTGGTCCTAGCGGTGAAATTGTTACTCGTTCATATGATCCAATAGAAGCTATCTCTTTTGCTTGGAACAAAACAGTTGAAGCAAGCAAAATGATTGTTTTAAGTGTAGAAAAATTGATAGAAGGAGTCATTCCGGCAAAAGAGATGGGTGGAGTTATCTCTATTGTTCAAGTGACTGCTGAAGCAAGTCAACACGGAATTGTTGCACTCTTTATTTTAACAGCATTGATTTCAGTTAACCTTGGAGTTTTAAACCTACTCCCTATTCCGGCTCTAGATGGCGGACATATCATTTTTACACTTTATGAAATGATTTTTAGAAAACCTTTGAATGAAGAGATTATTTACAGGCTTACCCTTGGTGGATGGGCTATTTTACTTACACTAATGGCATTTACTATATATAACGATATTGCAAGGATTACAAATGGATAG
- a CDS encoding YggS family pyridoxal phosphate-dependent enzyme: MDRSQMQEKLDKLIWRVEEARVRRSEHHIVKIVAVSKYTDIENIRMLYDLGQRAFGENKVQSLQERIEAVDDLPVEWHFIGRLQKNKINHLIRANPFLMQSLDSLELADALQKRLETHNANMECLLQINSAKEETKAGVMPEEAEEIYLKVKESCPNITLRGVMTIGAHVEDQKVIKQSFETTYSIFEKLKKHGADICSMGMSNDFELAIECGSNMVRIGSLIFK, from the coding sequence ATGGATAGATCACAAATGCAAGAAAAACTAGATAAACTTATTTGGAGAGTTGAAGAGGCTCGAGTTAGACGTAGCGAACACCATATTGTCAAAATTGTAGCTGTAAGCAAATATACAGATATTGAAAATATTCGTATGTTGTATGATCTTGGTCAAAGAGCTTTTGGAGAGAATAAGGTACAAAGTTTGCAAGAACGCATAGAAGCAGTCGATGACCTCCCTGTTGAGTGGCACTTCATAGGACGACTCCAAAAAAATAAGATCAACCATCTAATCCGTGCCAATCCATTTTTAATGCAATCATTAGACTCATTAGAACTTGCTGATGCTTTGCAAAAACGCCTTGAAACACATAATGCAAATATGGAGTGTTTGCTTCAAATCAACAGTGCAAAAGAGGAGACAAAAGCAGGTGTTATGCCTGAAGAGGCTGAAGAGATTTATCTAAAGGTAAAAGAGAGTTGTCCAAACATAACTTTACGTGGAGTAATGACTATTGGAGCTCATGTTGAGGATCAAAAGGTTATTAAACAAAGTTTTGAAACAACCTATTCTATTTTTGAAAAGCTAAAAAAACATGGAGCTGATATTTGCTCAATGGGTATGAGCAATGACTTTGAACTGGCTATTGAGTGCGGTTCAAATATGGTGCGTATAGGTTCACTAATTTTTAAATAA
- a CDS encoding YeeE/YedE thiosulfate transporter family protein, whose translation MPKKISWLTGGIFMALLILFTFSIWGADRPIGASTYVPYFASLIFGLDPTEYEYVAEIEKAGAWEGVMLIGAFFGGLFMSLFVTKTFRFSVLPTLWKERKNNSVLSRLIWSFIAGFIMIIGARLAGGCTSGHFLSGASQIALSGLIFGGIVMVTVVITGRLFYKRKGE comes from the coding sequence ATGCCAAAAAAAATTTCCTGGTTAACAGGTGGTATCTTCATGGCTCTTTTGATACTTTTTACATTCTCCATATGGGGTGCAGATCGTCCAATAGGAGCTTCAACCTATGTTCCATACTTTGCTAGTCTAATTTTTGGTCTTGATCCAACAGAGTATGAGTATGTTGCTGAAATAGAAAAAGCAGGTGCGTGGGAAGGAGTTATGCTGATTGGTGCATTTTTTGGTGGACTCTTTATGTCGCTTTTTGTAACTAAAACATTTCGTTTCAGTGTTCTGCCTACACTTTGGAAAGAGCGTAAAAATAATTCTGTTCTATCTAGACTCATATGGAGCTTTATTGCCGGTTTTATTATGATTATTGGTGCTAGATTGGCCGGTGGATGTACAAGTGGTCACTTTCTTTCTGGTGCCAGTCAAATTGCTTTAAGTGGTCTTATCTTTGGTGGTATTGTAATGGTAACTGTCGTAATTACCGGAAGACTTTTTTATAAACGAAAAGGGGAATAA
- a CDS encoding YeeE/YedE thiosulfate transporter family protein yields the protein MLDRFMHMFEIVANEGHGSIWMVLFIGFIFGAIIQYARVDKFEKIAGFAMLEDMTVPKMLFFAIGLASIGLYFMNQMGWAHYHIKPIMLAGLIVGGILFGLAMAIFGKCPGTGPISVAEGRIDVLVGAIGGIFGGLFFTWAYPWLKPIMGPDFGKLTLPQLFEGHESLVVLIYGIALVVIAFLIPNIEYLDPEDREERADI from the coding sequence ATGCTTGACCGATTTATGCACATGTTTGAAATTGTTGCTAATGAAGGACATGGCTCAATTTGGATGGTTCTTTTTATTGGATTTATATTTGGTGCAATTATTCAGTATGCACGTGTTGATAAATTTGAAAAAATTGCAGGATTCGCAATGCTTGAAGATATGACAGTGCCTAAAATGCTCTTTTTTGCAATTGGACTAGCAAGCATTGGACTCTACTTTATGAACCAAATGGGTTGGGCACACTATCATATTAAACCAATTATGCTTGCTGGTTTAATTGTCGGCGGTATTTTATTTGGTCTTGCAATGGCAATTTTTGGTAAATGTCCAGGTACAGGACCTATCTCTGTAGCTGAAGGGCGTATTGATGTACTTGTAGGTGCAATTGGAGGTATTTTTGGCGGTCTCTTTTTTACTTGGGCGTACCCTTGGTTAAAACCAATAATGGGACCTGATTTTGGTAAATTGACACTCCCGCAACTTTTTGAAGGTCATGAATCACTTGTAGTTCTTATTTATGGTATAGCATTAGTTGTAATTGCTTTTTTGATTCCAAATATTGAATATCTTGATCCGGAAGATCGTGAAGAGAGAGCAGACATTTAA
- a CDS encoding LysR substrate-binding domain-containing protein codes for MTLKELELFYYLADNPHISQLAKQLSMSQSAISLAIKSLEKKLSEPLFDRVGKKLVLNERGRLFKEKTYNHFLALKDAENFFKEDRLSGNLHIISSKTVGDFIMPQVIFDFLSHYPNAKICKDIKNSTDIVKSILEGSIDMGFVEFACSDPNIIKERVGRDQLIVVSSDKNLSEKEFYIDQLFSKKWLLREKGSGTRDVFLKTLGDLAKDINIFMEFSEFEEIKTLLERNPDAITCISKFSVKKELERGELFEVKLKNITFERDFCLVYHKNKYKSKLFNEFSEFAKRYFQNILENS; via the coding sequence ATGACTTTAAAAGAGTTGGAACTTTTCTATTATCTAGCTGATAACCCTCATATTTCTCAACTTGCAAAACAACTCTCTATGAGTCAGTCTGCTATTTCACTGGCTATAAAGTCGTTGGAAAAAAAGCTATCAGAACCTCTATTTGACAGAGTTGGAAAAAAACTTGTTTTAAATGAGAGAGGCAGGCTTTTTAAAGAGAAAACATATAATCATTTTCTAGCTCTTAAAGATGCAGAGAACTTTTTTAAAGAAGATAGACTATCGGGAAATTTACATATTATATCGAGTAAAACTGTAGGTGATTTTATTATGCCTCAAGTAATATTCGATTTTTTATCGCACTATCCGAATGCAAAAATTTGTAAAGATATTAAAAACTCTACAGATATAGTTAAAAGTATTTTAGAAGGCTCTATTGATATGGGATTTGTTGAGTTTGCTTGTAGTGATCCTAACATCATTAAAGAGAGAGTAGGAAGAGATCAACTTATTGTAGTTTCAAGTGATAAAAATCTTTCAGAAAAAGAGTTCTATATAGATCAGTTATTTTCAAAAAAGTGGCTTTTAAGAGAAAAAGGTTCTGGCACAAGAGATGTTTTTTTAAAAACATTAGGTGATTTGGCAAAAGATATTAATATTTTTATGGAGTTTTCTGAGTTTGAAGAGATTAAAACTCTACTGGAGAGAAATCCTGATGCTATAACTTGTATATCTAAATTTTCAGTAAAAAAAGAGTTGGAAAGAGGAGAGTTGTTTGAAGTAAAATTAAAAAACATAACTTTTGAAAGAGATTTTTGTCTTGTTTATCATAAGAATAAGTATAAAAGTAAACTTTTTAATGAGTTTTCTGAATTTGCAAAAAGATATTTTCAAAACATTTTAGAAAATAGTTAG
- a CDS encoding rhodanese-like domain-containing protein: protein MKLTKLMLATTLLVSGAFASEFISYKELSGQLLKENEKLGLRATTDEVKKALHSKDTLVVDVRTPQEWAAAHIKGSVRVGRQVPEKAIENFVLDDDGKLVKDKLIVVCNTAHRASLQAMIFRKMGFTQVKVYPIDEWIDECNPVVTKYSRQEYKDGKHHRFGAFYAEKCYEKN from the coding sequence ATGAAATTAACTAAACTTATGTTAGCAACTACTCTTTTAGTCTCTGGTGCTTTTGCTTCAGAGTTTATTTCATATAAAGAGTTGTCAGGACAACTTCTTAAAGAGAATGAAAAACTTGGGTTGCGTGCTACAACTGATGAAGTAAAAAAAGCTTTACACTCTAAAGATACATTGGTTGTAGATGTTAGAACACCACAAGAGTGGGCAGCAGCTCATATCAAAGGAAGTGTAAGAGTAGGAAGACAGGTTCCAGAAAAAGCAATAGAGAACTTTGTATTGGATGATGATGGAAAGCTTGTAAAAGACAAATTGATTGTTGTATGCAATACAGCTCACAGGGCATCTCTTCAAGCAATGATTTTTAGAAAAATGGGATTTACACAAGTTAAAGTTTACCCTATTGATGAATGGATTGATGAGTGTAATCCTGTTGTAACAAAGTACTCTAGACAGGAATACAAAGATGGAAAACATCATAGATTTGGTGCATTTTATGCAGAGAAATGTTATGAAAAAAATTAA
- a CDS encoding C-GCAxxG-C-C family protein, which produces MDRRNFLENSFKVGLGMTVGMTANNAIASNEFKNSSESKFKIPYPYKKIDPEKVAHKAYKYYRVGECCFAAFGAIMDELRESVGEPYTYIPNEMFFYGAGGGNGWGTLCGTLNGASAVITLVTGKEYSKIIDSLYEWYSTAQLPDYVPHNKEAIVTTKPELPLCHVSVMNWCKASGYAYDTKERSERCARLAGSVARKTAELLNAWSDQKLKDISVNAGCKTKMNCMMCHSSRLLPKS; this is translated from the coding sequence ATGGATAGAAGAAATTTCTTAGAAAACAGTTTTAAAGTAGGATTAGGTATGACTGTTGGCATGACAGCTAATAATGCAATAGCATCAAATGAATTTAAAAATAGTTCAGAATCAAAGTTTAAAATTCCTTACCCTTATAAAAAAATAGATCCAGAAAAAGTTGCACATAAAGCTTATAAATACTATAGAGTTGGAGAGTGTTGTTTTGCAGCTTTTGGAGCAATTATGGATGAACTTAGAGAGAGTGTTGGTGAACCTTATACATATATACCAAATGAAATGTTTTTTTATGGTGCAGGAGGAGGAAATGGATGGGGAACACTTTGTGGAACTCTAAATGGTGCCTCTGCTGTTATAACTTTGGTTACAGGTAAAGAATATAGTAAAATTATAGACTCTCTTTATGAGTGGTACTCAACAGCTCAACTTCCAGACTATGTACCACATAACAAAGAGGCAATTGTTACTACAAAACCTGAACTGCCTTTATGTCACGTATCTGTAATGAATTGGTGTAAAGCTTCAGGATATGCCTATGATACAAAAGAGAGATCTGAAAGATGTGCAAGACTTGCTGGAAGTGTTGCAAGAAAAACTGCAGAGCTGTTAAATGCTTGGAGTGATCAAAAGCTTAAAGATATATCGGTAAATGCTGGATGTAAAACTAAAATGAACTGTATGATGTGTCATAGTTCAAGGCTTTTACCAAAAA